One Lagopus muta isolate bLagMut1 chromosome 10, bLagMut1 primary, whole genome shotgun sequence DNA segment encodes these proteins:
- the UACA gene encoding uveal autoantigen with coiled-coil domains and ankyrin repeats isoform X2 → MTCWFSCATKDTLNTDWNKYDDRLMKAAERGDVEKVSSILAKKGVSPTKLDVEGRSAFHVVASKGNLDCLNTILIHGVDITATDAAGRNALHLAAKYGHALCLQKLLQYNCPTENVDLQGRTALHDAAMSDCSSSIQLLCDHGASVNAKDGDGRTPLVLATQMCRPTVCQLLIDRGADVNARDKQNRTALMLGCEYGCKDAVEVLLRNGADVSLVDGLGHDCAYYARIGDNIDILALIKAAVEDSSKARDTMKRGQPEQKMNNMSQKWNRLHAQEEVNVKLYQKDHNAQELELENQDLKDRMREVQEEQRMLLDRISGLQLQLTEEQMFADDLENEKDELKKILSTKEKQQEESLRTIEALKAKLKYYEVDLVGSGSNLSNRKEDLLKQGQVFAVESQSRSMLRPLELSLPHQSPNSERETLKKELDNMRTCYGAAKEEISKLQRELSHKVSECKALASECERTKEESDGQIKQLEDALKDVQKRMFDSEGKVKQMQTHFLALKDHLTNEAASGNSKLTEELKDQLKEMKTKYEGASAEVGKLRNQIKQNELLVAEFKRDEGRLVEENKRLQKELVKLEMERDKRERSVMELEGQLKETAAKLAHSVSSEKFENMKSLLSNEVNEKAKKLAETEGEREKLQAEIWALKRESDSQKAKLAQHVKPEDHEQMRSGFEQKNEELEKRISELSQKNQTLQKELERFQTDNKMLKQQIQVLKTEIKSQNVPLKIHEELKKTSDVTVGDLTKRLFEITRKYNESKAEAERLLAEKNSLSETMSHLQAVYLSPEQHREEMEALKSSGIELEKQLAELQKKYDDEQEKMCKLVSENTAIRESVKDQYVLAATHEEIRTALNNALERSNKELSDLKEKNEERKQEFLRVDKENGALKDKVKLLQNQLQTECISLKEHDAKVSALNNSVRELRENNAAITAEYKRSQEEILQLHGEIEAQKKELDTIQECIKSKYAPVASFEDREQSFEATVKELKAQLQEQMRKCEVSEEESRKCKEENGKLKKGIMSIQNDLQQNYVLAERCREMEKTFASKMEELNKQLREMLQKYTGNRDEKDELKESAKQGVAVQAPVGSQHLSVEQIDVLKNALGHTIEDLKEALRSKKDRYDKEALKVGELQQELLDLKKSSVPLVEYTKMKEMLEQEILATKSSLKAKEGESQVKSEEILKLQAEIQRNQQALTDLASKEVIDLSEYNSMKSALEAQVKSIAENLSSVNKKYEEACEEALQAKKSERSLKDEKELLQLRSCSIEQEIKDQKERCEKSLTTIIDLQKRIQESAKQVEAKDNKITELLNDVERLKQALNGLSQLTYTSGIPAKRQNQQVEVLQNQVKTLQQQLADAKRQHQEVVAVYRTHLLSAVQGHMDEDVQAALLQIIQMRQGLVC, encoded by the exons CTGAATACAGACTGGAACAAGTATGATGACAGGTtaatgaaagcagctgaaaggGGCGATGTGGAGAAGGTTTCATCAATCCTTGCCAAAAAAGGGGTCAGTCCCACTAAGCTGGATGTGGAAGGGAGGTCTGC ATTCCATGTTGTGGCATCAAAGGGAAATCTGGACTGCTTGAACACCATCCTTATCCATGGAGTTGATATCACGGCCACTGATGCTGCAG GTAGAAACGCATTGCACCTAGCTGCGAAGTATGGCCATGCCTTGTgtctgcagaagctgctgcag TACAACTGTCCAACAGAGAATGTGGATCTTCAAGGAAGAACGGCTCTTCATGATGCAG CTATGTCAGACTGTTCCTCTAGCATACAACTCCTGTGTGACCATGGGGCTTCAGTGAATGCAAAGGATGGA GATGGGAGGACACCACTGGTGCTGGCCACTCAGATGTGTCGCCCCACAGTTTGCCAGCTTCTTATAGACAGAGGAGCAGACGTCAATGCCAGGGACAAACAAAACAG GACTGCCCTAATGTTAGGCTGTGAATATGGCTGCAAGGACGCGGTAGAAGTTTTGCTCAGGAATGGCGCGGATGTTAGTTTGGTTGATGGCCTTGGTCATGACTGTGCTTACTATGCCAGAATTGGTGACAATATTGACATTTTGGCTTTAATAAAAGCTGCCGTTGAGGATTCCAGCAAAG caAGAGATACCATGAAGAGAGGGCAGCCTGAACAGAAG ATGAACAACATGTCACAAAAGTGGAATCGGCTGCATGCACAGGAAGAGGTGAATGTCAAGCTGTATCAGAAGGACCATAATGCTCAG gaattGGAGTTAGAAAATCAAGACTTGAAGGATCGAATGAGGGAAGTGCAGGAGGAGCAAAGGATGTTGCTGGATAGAATCagtgggctgcagctgcagctaaCTGAG GAACAAATGTTTGCAGATGATCTTGAAAATGAG aaagatgaGTTGAAGAAAATCCTGAGTACgaaggaaaaacagcaggaagaaagcttAAGGACTATTGAAGCTCTGAAAGCTAAACTCAAATATTATGAA GTTGATTTAGTGGGATCTGGAAGCAACTTGAGTAACA GGAAAGAAGATTTACTTAAACAAGGTCAAGTGTTTGCTGTGGAATCACAG TCCAGGTCTATGCTGAGGCCCCTGGAGCTGTCCCTGCCTCACCAATCACCCAACTCAGAGAGAGaaactttaaagaaagaacTTGACAACATGAGGACTTGCTATGGtgcagcaaaggaagaaataagcaAATTGCAGAGAGAACTTTCTCACAAGGTGTCTGAATGTAAAGCTTTGGCATCGGAGTGCGAAAGAACCAAGGAAGAATCTGATGGACAGATAAAACAGTTGGAAGATGCTTTAAAAGATGTGCAGAAGAGGATGTTTGACTCGGAAGGCAAAGTTAAGCAAATGCAGACCCACTTTCTTGCTCTGAAGGATCACCTGACTAATGAAGCTGCTTCAGGGAACAGTAAGCTAACAGAGGAGCTGAAGGATCagttgaaagaaatgaaaacaaagtacgAAGGAGCCTCTGCTGAAGTGGGTAAGCTGAGGAACCAGATTAAGCAGAATGAATTGCTAGTGGCAGAATTTAAGAGAGATGAAGGAAGGCtggtggaagaaaataaaaggttgCAGAAGGAACTTGTTAAGTTGGAGATGGAGCGagataaaagggaaagaagtgtCATGGAGTTAGAAGGGCAGCTCAAAGAAACAGCAGCCAAGTTAGCACACTCTGTAAGTTCAGAGAAATTTGAAAACATGAAGAGTTTGCTGTCAAATGAAGTgaatgagaaagcaaaaaagttAGCAGAGACTGAGGGAGAGCGTGAAAAACTGCAGGCAGAGATCTGGGCTTTAAAAAGGGAATCTGATAGTCAGAAGGCTAAACTTGCTCAGCACGTAAAGCCAGAAGATCATGAGCAAATGAGGAGTGGCTTTGAGCAAAAAAATGAGGAACTggagaaaagaatttctgaattGTCACAAAAGAATCAGACTCTGCAGAAGGAACTTGAAAGATTTCAGACTGATAACAAGATGCTGAAGCAACAAATCCAAgtattaaaaactgaaattaaaagccAGAACGTGCCTCTAAAAATTCAcgaagaactgaaaaaaacaagtgatgtGACTGTTGGTGACCTGACCAAAAGGCTTTTCGAAATCACAAGGAAAtataatgaaagcaaagcagaagctgagcGTTTGCTGGCAGAGAAGAACAGCTTAAGTGAGACCATGAGCCACTTGCAGGCTGTGTACCTGTCTCCAGAgcaacacagagaagaaatggaagctTTAAAATCGAGTGGCATTGAGCTTGAAAAGCAGCTTGCTgagcttcagaaaaaatatgatgatgaacaagaaaaaatgtgcaaaCTTGTCTCTGAAAACACGGCCATAAGAGAGTCTGTGAAGGATCAGTATGTTTTGGCTGCAACGCATGAGGAGATTAGAACTGCTCTGAATAATGCACTGGAAAGGAGTAATAAGGAGTTGTCGgatctgaaggaaaagaacgaagagagaaagcaagagtTTCTGAGAGTAGATAAAGAAAACGGGGCTTTGAAAGATAAGGTGAAACTCTTGCAGAACCAATTACAAACCGAATGCATAAGTTTAAAAGAGCATGATGCTAAAGTGAGTGCTTTGAATAACAGCGTGCGGGAGCTTCGGGAAAACAATGCTGCAATTACTGCGGAGTATAAGAGGAGTCAGGAGGAGATTCTGCAGTTACACGGAGAAATTGAAGCCCAAAAGAAGGAGCTTGACACAATTCAGGAATGCATTAAGTCAAAATACGCCCCAGTTGCCTCCTTTGAAGACAGAGAACAAAGCTTTGAAGCCACGGTGAAAGAATTAAAAGCGCAGTTGCAGGAACAGATGCGGAAGTGTGAAGTAAGTGAGGAGGAAAGTAGGAAGTGCAAGGAGGAGAATGGGAAGCTGAAAAAAGGCATTATGTCCATCCAGAATGACCTGCAGCAGAACTATGTCCTTGCTGAGAGATGCCGCGAAATGGAAAAGACGTTCGCAAGCAAAATGGAGGAGCTGAACAAGCAATTGagagagatgctgcagaaaTATACAGGCAACAGAGATGAAAAGGATGAGCTGAAAGAGAGCGCCAAGCAGGGTGTAGCTGTGCAGGCTCCTGTGGGCAGTCAGCATCTGTCTGTGGAGCAGATTGATGTGTTGAAGAACGCTCTTGGGCACACTATAGAGGATCTGAAGGAAGCTCTCAGGAGTAAGAAGGATCGTTATGATAAAGAGGCACTGAAAGTAGGAGAACTGCAGCAGGAGTTGTTGGATCTGAAGAAGTCTTCAGTACCTTTGGTAGAATATAcgaaaatgaaagaaatgctggAACAAGAAATCCTAGCAACtaaaagcagtttaaaagcgaaggaaggagaaagccaAGTTAAAAGTGAGGAAATCTTGAAGTTGCAAGCCGAGATTCAGCGTAATCAACAAGCTCTAACAGACCTGGCGAGCAAGGAGGTGATTGACTTATCAGAATACAACTCCATGAAAAGTGCTCTGGAGGCCCAGGTTAAGAGCATAGCTGAAAATTTGTCCAGTGTAAATAAAAAGTATGAGGAAGCGTGCGAGGAGGCTTTGCAAGCTAAGAAGAGCGAGCGCTCCTTAAAAGATGAGAAGGAATTGCTCCAGTTACGGAGCTGCAGCATTGAGCAGGAAATTAAGGACCAGAAAGAAAGGTGTGAAAAATCGCTGACGACAATTATTGACTTGCAGAAGAGAATACAGGAGTCTGCAAAGCAGGTGGAAGCCAAGGATAACAAG ATAACAGAGCTGCTTAATGATGTGGAACGATTAAAACAAGCTCTTAATGGCTTGTCTCAGCTTACGTACACCAGTGGGATTCCTGCAAAGAGGCAGAACCAGCAGGTAGAAGTGCTCCAGAACCAAGTGAAAACACTGCAACAACAGCTGGCT GATGCTAAAAGGCAGCACCAAGAGGTGGTCGCAGTGTATCGGACACATCTTCTCAGTGCTGTACAG GGTCACATGGATGAAGATGTCCAAGCTGCTTTACTGCAGATCATTCAGATGAGACAGGGACTGGTTTGCTGA